The stretch of DNA AGTCATTCTACACCATATCATAGGCAGCCTTATCAGTTAGAAATATGTATCCCACCGTATGCTTTTGTAGTATTTAAGAGAATAAGAAGGGAGCGTCATAATGCGTATGCACAATAAAAAGTGTGTTGCTATGTTGTTAGCCGGAGGTCAGGGGAGTCGCTTGAGTCTACTAACAAGAAACATTGCAAAACCTGCAGTGCCATTTGGGGGAAAGTATCGAATTATTGATTTTCCACTCAGCAACTGTACGAATTCTAATATTGATACAGTCGGTGTGCTGACGCAATATAAACCGTTAGTATTAAATGCTTACATTGGAATTGGTAGTGCATGGGATTTAGATCGGATAAATGGTGGAGTTACCGTATTACCACCTTATATGGAGCGTGACGGTGGGAGATGGTACAAAGGTACAGCAAATGCGATATTTCAAAATTTGAACTTTATTGAACAGTATCAACCAGAACATGTGTTAATCCTATCTGGCGATCATATTTATAAAATGGATTATTCAACGATGCTTAATTACCATATTGATAAAGGAGCTGACTGTACGATTTCTGTTATAGAAGTTCCATGGGATGAGGCTAGTCGATTCGGTATTATGAATACAGATGACCAGATGAACGTGATCGAATTTGATGAAAAGCCAGCATTCCCGAAGAGTAATCTTGCGTCGATGGGAATTTACATATTTAAGTGGCCAGTTTTAAAGAAATATTTAGAGATGGATAATCGAAATACAGAATCTTCACATGATTTTGGTAAAGATGTTATTCCGTTGCTGTTAGAAGAGCAGTTACGATTAATTGCTTACCCATTTGAAGGATATTGGAAAGATGTTGGTACTGTTAAAAGTTTGTGGGAAGCAAATA from Bacillus solimangrovi encodes:
- a CDS encoding glucose-1-phosphate adenylyltransferase; the protein is MHNKKCVAMLLAGGQGSRLSLLTRNIAKPAVPFGGKYRIIDFPLSNCTNSNIDTVGVLTQYKPLVLNAYIGIGSAWDLDRINGGVTVLPPYMERDGGRWYKGTANAIFQNLNFIEQYQPEHVLILSGDHIYKMDYSTMLNYHIDKGADCTISVIEVPWDEASRFGIMNTDDQMNVIEFDEKPAFPKSNLASMGIYIFKWPVLKKYLEMDNRNTESSHDFGKDVIPLLLEEQLRLIAYPFEGYWKDVGTVKSLWEANMDLLDEEPELQLKDYQWKIYSVNPNQPPQYIAPDADVKESLVNEGCFVQGTIEHSVLFPGVTVGEGSVVKDTIIMPGAEIGRNCRVEKAIVADGMKVKDGTIIAPEQGKDQIVLVAEEDIILT